The genomic interval CCCACAAGCCGATGGCAGTGTGTGTGCGGCCAAATCGAGTGCCTCTGGCCCCAAACGCATGGATTGTGCGAGTGGCTTCGGTGCGGCTACTGTGGTCACAGCGACGTTTGCTTTTGTTGCTGTGGCGAAAGTCATTGAAAAAATACTGGCCAAATACGGTCAACAGTAAGGCGCGGTTTATGAACAGTGCAAGACCTACTCTTTCTCAAGTGATCGATACCATGCAATCGATGCAGGGTTGGGAAAACAAATACCGCCAAGTGATTGTGTGGGGTAAATCGCTACCGACCATGTCTGAACAAGACAAACAAGCGAGTTTAGCCGTGGCTGGGTGTGAAAGCCAAGTCTGGCTGACGGTCACAGCGCAAAGCGGTGGCACCTGGTGGATTCAAGCGGATTCGAACGCGCGTATCGTGCGTGGGCTTATCTTTGTCATACTCGTCGCTTACCAAGGCAAAAGCAGCGCCGATATTTTAGCCTTTGATACCGAAGCTTACTTTGCGCAATTAGGCTTGCTTTCCCACCTAAGTCCCTCGCGGGGCAATGGTTTACGCGCGATTGTTGAAACGATTCGTCAACAGGTCAGCGGCGCGCACTGACCCCCTTTGATTGACTGGCCAGCTCAGCTGTTACGTTTCAGGCTGGCCGCCTAATTTGTCGTAATTGAGCTGCGGAAGTGGCACCATCGGCTGGACGACTTGTTTGGCGTGCGCCTTGCCAGACAGCTTGGCAATGATTTCTACAGAAAACTCTAAGGCGCTGCCAGGTCCTTGACTGGTGATTAATTTGTGGTTGATATCGACCGTCACTCGCTTACTGCGCCATTGTGAGCGGGGAATGGCGGCTTCAAAGTCGGGATGAGCGGTCATGATGGCTTTGGGGTAAAGCTGGTGAGACTGCAACACAACGGCAGGGGCGGCGCAAATAGCGGCCAACCATTTGCCATCGTAGCGGTGTTGCTTGAGCATTTCGATCAGTAAGGTACTGTCTCTAAAACATTCGGCACCGCCAACCCCACCCGGTAACACAATCGCATCAAATTCCTCATCAGCCACATTGACCAAAGGGCAATCGGCCTGTAGAGCAATGCCTCTCGAGCCGGTGATCTGACAACTGGAATCGAAATTGGCGCTGGCGACCACAACCTGATAATTGGCTCTGATCAGGGTGTCGATGACGGTGACGGCTTCAATTTCTTCACTGCCATTGGCAATGGGGACAAGAACGGTTTGATTCATAAAGACTCCGGTACAAAAGGGCGTTGGGTCAACTGTTGGTAGACACTTAAGTGGACTGGCATAGGATGACGCTTGGCTTTGGACAAGATAAATCCCGTAATGTAGTCGATTTCGGTTGGCCGTTGATAAAAAACATCTTGCTGCATCGATGAATAATTGCTGGCGGTGTTGCGAATGACTTGATGGACGAGGCGTAACATCTCGTCGCTTTGCAAAGATTGGCCTGATTGATTGGCGACCTCGCAGGATTCAAACACCAATTTTTCCACTTGAGCCGCCCAGTCAGGTTGCGTTAATAAATCGCCGTTGCGACACTGATACAGAGCGGTAAGCGGGTTGATCGCGCTATTGACAATCACTTTTTGCCACAACTTGGTTTCGATATCTTCGGCCCAGCTCACCGGTGAGAGCGCGTGATCAAACACATCGGCGATAAAAGTACACTGTTGACCTTTGTGGTTATAAGCGCCAATAAAAGTATCACCAAGGCCGGTGTGCTCTAAGGTGTCCGAGTGAGGGCGATAGGCACCATGGGTGGTGGTGGCGAGCAAAATAGGCTGCTGAGCAAAGTGTTTGGCGACTCTCTCTGCCGTGCCCATGCCATTGTGGAGTAAAACGATGATGGTTTGCGGCGCAAGCACGTTTTGCCAAGCCTGCAGTGCTTGCTCGACCTGCCAAGCCTTGACGGTCACCAGTACCACATCGGCTTGTTGTAACTCAGGTGTCTGTGCCGAGGGGAAGTGATAAGTTTGCCCGTTAAATGTTCGCTGGTAAGGCTCGCCGAGATGTCGCCCCAACAGGCTGACTCGATGGCCGCTGCGCTGTAAATGACACGCCCACAAGGAGCCAATCGCCCCGGGGCCTAAAATAACAATGTTCATAGTAAATTTTGATGACTGAGTTGGTCCCAACAAGGGGATACATAAGAATAAAGCCTAACACTGAAAGGAAGAATAGGGCAGGTGAAAAATACCAGCAATAAAAAATGGCGCTAAAGCGCCATTTTTACGTGGAGTGTGAACTTGTCACACGATTAGAATTTGTAGGTCGCCGCGATGTAATGAGCAAAACCGGTTGAATCAGCGACTGCAAAGCCATAGTCATGACCATCTTTGATACCGTAGATGTTTTTGAATGCTTTTAGGCCGTAACCAAGGGCATAGCGCTCTGAGTGCCAGTACAAACCGTTAAACATGGTACCGCCAGTGGAAGAAGTTGCTCCGTTCTCACTCTTCATGCCAAACTGCCAATCGATGTAACCTTGGTATGACAAGAACGAGCCATTGTCGAAGAAGTAAAACGGTTTAAACCAGTTGGTGGCAATATGATAGCCGTTCCAGTCTTTGTTGTTGCCGTCGTAAACACCGTAGAAGTTCAGGCCAATTTTGCCCAGCCATGGCACTTCAACGTCTGAGCCCAAACCAATTTTTTGGTTATTAACGCCGTCAGCACCGCCATCCCATTCAATTAGAGAGGCGACGTAGAGCTCTTTTACTGGGCCAAACGACAAATCTTTACCGGTTAATGCATCTAATGACATGCGCGGCGCAAATTTCATGAACATCTTCGACGAACCATCTTTATCACTGTCTGGATCGCTAGTTAAGTTAAAGACATC from Vibrio sp. HB236076 carries:
- a CDS encoding SufE family protein, with protein sequence MNSARPTLSQVIDTMQSMQGWENKYRQVIVWGKSLPTMSEQDKQASLAVAGCESQVWLTVTAQSGGTWWIQADSNARIVRGLIFVILVAYQGKSSADILAFDTEAYFAQLGLLSHLSPSRGNGLRAIVETIRQQVSGAH
- a CDS encoding DJ-1 family glyoxalase III, with translation MNQTVLVPIANGSEEIEAVTVIDTLIRANYQVVVASANFDSSCQITGSRGIALQADCPLVNVADEEFDAIVLPGGVGGAECFRDSTLLIEMLKQHRYDGKWLAAICAAPAVVLQSHQLYPKAIMTAHPDFEAAIPRSQWRSKRVTVDINHKLITSQGPGSALEFSVEIIAKLSGKAHAKQVVQPMVPLPQLNYDKLGGQPET
- a CDS encoding 2-dehydropantoate 2-reductase, producing MNIVILGPGAIGSLWACHLQRSGHRVSLLGRHLGEPYQRTFNGQTYHFPSAQTPELQQADVVLVTVKAWQVEQALQAWQNVLAPQTIIVLLHNGMGTAERVAKHFAQQPILLATTTHGAYRPHSDTLEHTGLGDTFIGAYNHKGQQCTFIADVFDHALSPVSWAEDIETKLWQKVIVNSAINPLTALYQCRNGDLLTQPDWAAQVEKLVFESCEVANQSGQSLQSDEMLRLVHQVIRNTASNYSSMQQDVFYQRPTEIDYITGFILSKAKRHPMPVHLSVYQQLTQRPFVPESL
- a CDS encoding outer membrane protein OmpK, yielding MRKSLLALSLLAATSMPTFAADYSDGDIHKNDYKWLQFNLMGAFNELPGFPDGSDHDYLEMEFGGRSGLFDLYGYVDVFNLTSDPDSDKDGSSKMFMKFAPRMSLDALTGKDLSFGPVKELYVASLIEWDGGADGVNNQKIGLGSDVEVPWLGKIGLNFYGVYDGNNKDWNGYHIATNWFKPFYFFDNGSFLSYQGYIDWQFGMKSENGATSSTGGTMFNGLYWHSERYALGYGLKAFKNIYGIKDGHDYGFAVADSTGFAHYIAATYKF